A single window of Aythya fuligula isolate bAytFul2 chromosome Z, bAytFul2.pri, whole genome shotgun sequence DNA harbors:
- the SETD9 gene encoding SET domain-containing protein 9, with amino-acid sequence MEKMILEVIEAHLGDSAISDVANMASRYANSGALPGRRLAATHGGGHVAGLRGAMLRGLRRRWAAYRYRFVPWLALNLRRQRRTLRYVPESSQDKIIPDEAVLETLLRAFAALFASDLGRQAPVLAARPEIGRKYGEPGRCEGAARGPQDVLFQALGFGLARRHSSLPAAGTGVFLSRGGARRGAVVAMYPGTVYRKHEPIFFQSLGNPFIFRCIDGVLIDGNDKGLSRAVYRSCSRRDQLGPFQMSDVSWLTAAPQNPLAVGQYVNNCSYEKAANVCYQEFDVPSCFPVELKQYLPNIVYSHDIQSPLRCVVLVTLRDIKQGEELFSNYYTVIN; translated from the exons atggagaagatgattcttgaagttattgaagcacACCTGGGAGACAGTGCTATCAGTGATgtagccaacatgg CATCTCGGTATGCAAATAGCGGCGCGCTGCCCGGGCGCCGATTGGCTGCGACGCACGGCGGCGGCCATGTCGCGGGGCTGCGCGGCGCCATGCTGCGCGGGCTGCGGCGGCGCTGGGCCGCCTACCGATACCGCTTCGTGCCCTGGCTCGCCCTCAACCTCCGCCGCCAGCGCAg GACCCTGCGGTACGTCCCCGAGAGCTCCCAGGACAAGATTATCCCCGACGAAGCCGTTTTAGAAACGCTGCTGAGGGCGTTCGCGGCGTTGTTCGCCAGCGACCTGGGCAGGCAGGCGCCCGTCCTGGCCGCGCGTCCGGAGATCGGCCGAAAATACGGGGAGCCGGGGCGCTGCGAGGGGGCTGCCCGCGGCCCGCAGGACGTCCTGTTCCAGGCGCTGGGCTTCGGCCTCGCCCGCCgccacagctccctgcccgCCGCCGGCACCGGCGTCTTCCTCAGCAGGGGCGGCGCGAGGCGAGGGGCGGTGGTGGCCATGTACCCCG GTACAGTGTACAGAAAGCACGAGCCGATCTTTTTCCAGTCCCTTGgcaatccttttatttttaggtgcATAGATGGTGTCCTTATTGATGGGAATGATAAAGGACTATCAAGAGCAGTGTACAG GTCTTGCAGCAGGAGGGATCAGCTCGGCCCATTCCAGATGAGTGATGTGAGCTGGCTCACGGCTGCTCCACAAAACCCACTGGCAGTGGGACAGTATGTTAACAACTGCTCGTATG AAAAAGCAGCCAACGTGTGTTACCAGGAATTTGATGTGCCAAGTTGTTTTCCAGTAGAGCTGAAACAGTACCTGCCAAACATCGTCTACAGCCATGACATACAGAG CCCCCTGAGGTGTGTAGTGCTTGTCACTCTCAGAGACATCAAACAAGGAGAAGAACTTTTTTCTAATTACTACACCGTCATCAATTGA
- the MIER3 gene encoding mesoderm induction early response protein 3, whose protein sequence is MAEASFGSSSPVGSLSSEDHDFDPSAEMLVHDYDDERTLEEEEMMEESKNFSSEIEDLEKEGNMPLEDLLAFYGYEPTIPVIAGSSADSSPSELADELPDMTLDKEEIAKDLLSGDDEETQSSADDLTPSVTSHEATDFFPRPLRSNTTCDGDKESDGEDVEADNGNSSEDLRKEIMVGSQYQAEIPPYLGRYSDEEKAYENEDHLLWKPDVISENKVKEYLFETSLRTGNEKMIGRIPEGLHTRDNEQALYELLKSSHNVKEAIERYCSNGKASQEMTAWTEEECRSFEHALLIYGKDFHLIQKNKVRTRTVAECVAFYYMWKKSERYDYFAQQTRFGKKRYNHHPGVTDYMDRLVDEAEALGGAVHTPALTSNSRAETIPDQQLSILNSITANELTALTNTVATVCHASDVNCLDDAFPPMDSLPRAPVNHVPVGTEELLNLPSNGESDCFNLFETGFYHSELNPMNMCSEDTERPAKRLKMGIAVPESFMNDVSVNNLGVDFENHTHHITSAKMAVSVADFSSLSSNETNGFINTHTLHQHTALHSE, encoded by the exons ATGGCGGAG GCATCGTTTGGGAGTTCGAGCCCAG TTGGCTCTTTATCATCTGAGGATCATGACTTTGACCCTTCTGCTGAAATGCTGGTGCATGATTATGACGATGAACGCACTCTTGAAGAAGAGGAAAtgatggaagaaagcaaaaatttcaGCTCTGAAATTGAAGATTTAGAAAAG GAAGGAAACATGCCATTGGAAGATTTACTGGCATTCTATGGCTATGAACCCACAATTCCAGTTATAGCAGGTTCCAGTGCGGATAGCTCTCCAAGTGAACTTGCAGATGAACTTCCAGATATGACTCTAGATAAA GAGGAAATAGCTAAAGACCTCTTGTCGGGTGATGATGAAGAAACACAGTCCTCTGCTGATGACTTGACACCATCGGTTACTTCACATGAGGCTACAGACTTCTTTCCTCGGCCATTAAGAT CAAACACTACGTGTGATGGAGATAAAGAGTCAGATGGTGAAGATGTAGAGGCAGACAATGGTAATTCATCTGAAGATTTGAGAAAG GAAATAATGGTTGGTTCACAGTATCAGGCTGAAATTCCACCTTACCTTGGCAGGTACAGTGATGAAGAAAAGG CCTATGAAAACGAAGACCATTTACTTTGGAAGCCTGATGTGatctcagaaaataaagttaaagaATACCTTTTTGAAACCTCCTTaagaacaggaaatgaaaaaatgattgGCAGAATTCCTGAAGGACTACATACACGGGACAATGAACAA gCTCTGTATGAACTTCTCAAGAGTAGCCATAACGTTAAAGAAGCAATTGAGAGATACTGTTCAAATGGAAAGGCGTCTCAGG AGATGACAGCATGGACAGAAGAAGAATGCAGAAGCTTTGAACACGCACTTCTGATTTATGGAAAAGACTTCCATCTCATACAGAAAAACAAG GTAAGAACCAGAACAGTTGCTGAGTGTGTGGCTTTCTATTACATGTGGAAGAAGTCAGAACGTTACGATTATTTTGCTCAGCAAACAAGATTTGGAAAGAAGAGATATAACCATCATCCAGGAGTTAC GGACTACATGGATCGTTTGGTAGATGAAGCAGAAGCCCTTGGTGGAGCAGTGCACACTCCAGCCTTAACATCTAATAGTCGAGCAGAAACCATTCCTGATCAACAGCTAAGCATTCTGAACTCCATCACTGCCAATGAGTTGACAG CATTGACAAATACCGTAGCTACAGTCTGCCATGCTTCAGATGTGAACTGCCTGGATGATGCCTTTCCTCCTATGGACAGCTTACCCCGAGCACCAGTTAATCATGTGCCTGTTGGAACAGAAGAGTTGCTTAACTTGCCAAGCAATGGTGAAAgtgattgttttaatttatttgagaCTGGCTTTTATCATTCAGAGCTAAACCCAATGAACATGTGCAGTGAGGATACAGAAAGACCCGCAAAGAGATTGAAAATGGGAATTGCTGTCCCAGAATCCTTCATGAATGATGTCTCTGTAAATAACCTTGGTGTGGACTTTGAGAACCATACACACCATATTACCAGTGCCAAAATGGCTGTTTCAGTGGCTGACTTCAGTAGTCTATCTTCAAATGAGACAAACGGTTTTATCAACACCCACACTCTTCACCAACATACTGCTCTTCACTCAGAATGA